In one window of Candidatus Sulfuricurvum sp. RIFRC-1 DNA:
- the chrA gene encoding chromate efflux transporter: MRVVEIFWRFFLLGLVSFGGPAAHIGYFHTLFVQKLRWLDDSAYARLIALSQFLPGPGSSQIGFAIGLQRAGIIGAIAAFIGFTAPSFTLMYTLATLEFESTDIFTGVIHGLKLVAVVVVADAVLSMYRTFCASTASLSLALLSAVVLWLYPSLWVQMGVLIVAALIGASVLKGEPKPLVTSHTKPALFPLILFMVLFVGLPFLANTSVWIGLFNTFYQSGSLVFGGGHVVLPLLQQSLGDTISTERFLFGYASAQAAPGPMFTFATFLGADLSPASPLLGALIATLAIFLPGFLLVLGLYNTWESLSSRPRIAGAAAGINAAVVGLLVAALYNPVFNSAVFSPIDMAIVLMGFFLLRVVKIPIIGVIAVISIISVSRNLL, translated from the coding sequence ATGAGGGTAGTTGAGATTTTTTGGAGATTTTTTCTCCTTGGACTGGTGAGTTTCGGGGGTCCCGCAGCTCATATCGGCTACTTTCACACCCTTTTTGTCCAAAAGCTCAGATGGCTAGACGACTCCGCTTATGCTCGGCTCATCGCCCTAAGCCAGTTTCTCCCCGGCCCCGGATCGAGCCAAATCGGATTTGCGATAGGACTCCAGCGTGCCGGAATCATCGGCGCAATTGCTGCTTTTATCGGGTTTACCGCCCCCTCATTTACACTGATGTACACTTTAGCCACCCTAGAGTTCGAATCAACGGATATTTTTACGGGGGTGATTCATGGCTTAAAACTGGTTGCCGTTGTGGTCGTTGCCGATGCTGTCCTTTCGATGTACCGTACCTTTTGTGCCTCTACTGCATCCCTTTCACTCGCTCTGCTTAGCGCCGTTGTGTTGTGGCTTTACCCCTCATTATGGGTTCAGATGGGGGTGTTGATCGTTGCGGCGTTGATCGGAGCATCTGTGCTCAAAGGTGAACCAAAACCCCTGGTAACCTCTCATACCAAACCCGCCCTCTTCCCTTTGATACTCTTTATGGTTCTTTTTGTAGGATTGCCTTTCCTTGCCAACACCTCTGTCTGGATAGGACTCTTCAACACCTTTTACCAAAGCGGCAGTCTCGTATTCGGCGGGGGGCATGTCGTTCTCCCTTTGCTACAGCAATCACTCGGAGATACTATTTCTACGGAGCGTTTCTTGTTCGGTTACGCGAGTGCGCAGGCAGCCCCTGGACCGATGTTTACCTTTGCGACCTTTTTGGGAGCCGATCTCTCCCCCGCCTCGCCGCTTTTGGGTGCATTGATCGCGACTCTGGCGATCTTCCTCCCCGGATTTTTACTCGTACTGGGGCTGTATAATACATGGGAATCCCTCTCATCCCGTCCACGTATCGCCGGAGCTGCGGCAGGAATCAATGCCGCTGTCGTCGGACTCCTAGTAGCGGCACTTTACAATCCGGTCTTTAACAGCGCAGTTTTTTCCCCTATCGATATGGCAATTGTTTTGATGGGCTTCTTTCTATTACGGGTTGTAAAAATTCCCATCATTGGGGTCATTGCCGTTATCTCAATTATCTCTGTGTCTAGGAATCTATTATGA
- a CDS encoding rhodanese-like domain-containing protein — MKLKEILLIAALITSSSLMAGQAESEKLISAAKAEAGEMAPKQLKELLDAEKKVIVMDVREENQRAEGEIYAPSTMAITRGNLEFEVLNKIKDKNALIVTYCRGGSRGALAAQTLKKLGYVNATNLKGGLKGWAEEGYPIETGLGVTLLTKEQ, encoded by the coding sequence ATGAAGTTAAAAGAAATTCTATTGATAGCAGCGTTGATAACAAGTTCATCGTTGATGGCAGGTCAAGCAGAGTCCGAAAAACTGATTAGCGCGGCGAAAGCTGAAGCGGGTGAAATGGCACCGAAACAACTCAAAGAGCTGTTGGATGCTGAAAAGAAAGTTATCGTTATGGATGTTCGCGAGGAAAATCAGCGTGCAGAGGGTGAAATTTACGCACCCAGCACGATGGCGATCACACGCGGAAATCTCGAATTTGAAGTGCTCAATAAAATCAAAGACAAAAATGCGCTGATCGTCACCTATTGCCGTGGCGGAAGCCGTGGAGCGTTAGCCGCTCAAACCCTAAAAAAACTGGGATACGTCAATGCGACCAACCTCAAAGGGGGTCTTAAAGGGTGGGCGGAAGAAGGTTATCCGATTGAGACAGGCTTAGGAGTTACTCTCCTCACCAAAGAGCAATAA
- a CDS encoding HAMP domain-containing sensor histidine kinase: protein MKYRSRVPLKIKIAFIFSILMAIAFSLNWMVALQTMRSEKTNDLQKVLKHLLNESKSDYIPQPLTPNSCLTFLYAIPHNQMILNDSEASKLRFLVSSDPYVARENEVVSSVQQLNGIYLNAISDTQKIKFALDKYGQKLLIRYVLSLLVILLISIILLDYYMKPLAILAQKTHEWNSKKPFDFSLNNPGKEIEEVSYAFSALIGRLENYRTKEAELFKEAAHELKTPLALMRSRLDVYQSNNDYSKDKFTDDLGHDIERLTSELKNVLFLESSDFEEASTIDIITTFKALKTKMEILIQRKQLTLQLPQNSFSVKAPEKLLIKVLGALLENAITYAQENSSVEIGCDPISRNIVISNTIGAEKYLFSSKIGEKMLKRLSREVGFDYTIKSNEQSFQITLVF, encoded by the coding sequence TTGAAATATAGAAGTCGAGTACCTCTTAAGATTAAAATTGCTTTTATTTTTTCAATACTCATGGCAATTGCCTTTAGTCTCAACTGGATGGTAGCACTCCAAACGATGCGCAGTGAAAAAACCAATGACCTGCAAAAGGTGCTCAAGCATTTGTTAAATGAGAGTAAGAGTGATTATATACCGCAACCGCTCACCCCAAACAGTTGTCTTACTTTTTTATATGCTATTCCCCATAATCAGATGATTTTGAACGATTCAGAGGCATCAAAGCTACGTTTTCTCGTTTCAAGTGATCCCTATGTCGCACGAGAAAATGAGGTCGTTTCCTCAGTGCAACAACTCAATGGTATTTATCTTAATGCTATTAGCGATACACAAAAAATCAAGTTTGCACTTGATAAATATGGGCAAAAACTTCTTATACGCTATGTGCTTTCATTATTGGTGATTTTACTGATCAGTATTATTTTACTTGATTATTATATGAAACCTTTGGCCATTTTAGCGCAAAAAACACATGAGTGGAACAGTAAAAAACCGTTCGATTTTTCGCTCAATAATCCTGGAAAAGAAATTGAAGAGGTCTCCTATGCCTTTAGTGCATTGATAGGGCGTTTGGAAAACTATCGTACTAAAGAGGCTGAATTATTCAAAGAAGCGGCGCATGAGCTCAAAACTCCTTTGGCACTGATGCGCTCCAGACTCGATGTTTATCAAAGCAATAATGACTATAGTAAAGATAAATTTACGGATGATTTAGGTCATGACATCGAGAGACTGACCAGTGAACTTAAAAATGTACTTTTTTTAGAGAGTTCAGATTTTGAAGAGGCAAGCACAATCGATATTATCACAACATTTAAGGCGCTTAAAACTAAAATGGAAATATTGATTCAACGCAAACAATTAACGCTTCAATTGCCGCAGAATTCTTTTTCAGTTAAAGCTCCTGAGAAACTCTTGATTAAAGTTTTGGGCGCTCTGCTCGAAAATGCTATTACTTACGCGCAAGAGAACAGCTCTGTTGAAATTGGGTGCGATCCGATAAGCCGAAATATAGTGATTAGCAATACCATTGGAGCGGAAAAATATTTGTTCAGTTCAAAGATTGGAGAGAAAATGTTAAAACGGCTAAGCCGTGAAGTAGGATTTGATTACACGATTAAAAGCAATGAGCAGTCTTTTCAGATCACTTTAGTCTTTTAA
- a CDS encoding helix-turn-helix transcriptional regulator, whose amino-acid sequence MLDMEQKLKIFKALSNETRFLIFKNVFTGGYACSLDKKQPGVEVNPIATCVSTIAEHFSFSLPTISAHIKELKEAKIITVEKKGNKVYIEPNIETIREMAGCFQTLVTNFDNNRELFFGDTLTVK is encoded by the coding sequence ATGTTAGATATGGAACAAAAACTCAAAATCTTTAAAGCGCTCAGTAATGAGACCCGCTTTTTGATTTTTAAAAATGTCTTTACGGGTGGATATGCTTGTTCGTTGGACAAAAAACAGCCCGGTGTTGAGGTCAACCCCATCGCTACGTGTGTCAGTACCATCGCGGAACATTTTAGTTTTTCTCTTCCGACCATTTCGGCTCACATCAAAGAGCTGAAAGAGGCAAAGATCATCACGGTTGAGAAAAAAGGGAATAAAGTCTATATCGAGCCGAACATCGAAACGATCCGAGAAATGGCAGGGTGTTTTCAAACCTTGGTCACGAATTTTGACAATAACCGAGAACTTTTTTTCGGTGATACTCTCACGGTGAAATGA
- the dsbD gene encoding protein-disulfide reductase DsbD: MKYIIMFLLIFNSFVFAEPKFLMPEEAFQATAHLKKRCTINATIELGHDIYLYQSKVSAKIVEKNSGIIIDRLVLPEGVDHDGEKVYLTSPSIDIALAKTRELDEIVPISLVLSYQGCSEQGLCYEPMETTFNFDIETSALVLKEATPAAPKKSPITVSETDQITQTFIEGNVPLILLTFFTFGLLLSLTPCIFPMIPILSSIIVAQGKNMNARRGFTLSLVYVLSMSVAYTIAGVLAGLFGGNIQIAMQNPWVISTFALLFVGLAVSMFGYFKIGLPTSWQTKLTKSSEKASSKGGYIGVAIMGFLSALIVGPCVAPPLAGALVYIGQSGNALLGGAALFVLSIGMGLPLLLIGTGAGKYMPRPGGWMDTVSHIFGVVMLAIAIWMLGRILPPTVSMFLWAALLIIVSIYLGALESLQGHHKGIKPFLKGVAIMMLTYGLILFYGALKGETNPLAPISAEAPSALNEKTASALAFKTIHSAEELDAILAESKGKKVMLDFYADWCSSCKELDAITFKDPAVIQSLNDYVLVRADVTADSEAEKALTKRFGLFGPPAMIFFDESGTVIQGGDLIGFKNAEDFLSHLKTLETK; encoded by the coding sequence ATGAAATATATCATTATGTTTTTGTTGATTTTCAACAGTTTTGTGTTTGCTGAACCCAAATTCCTCATGCCCGAAGAGGCGTTTCAGGCAACTGCCCATCTGAAAAAAAGATGTACGATCAACGCCACGATAGAGTTGGGTCACGATATCTATCTCTACCAATCCAAAGTAAGCGCAAAAATCGTCGAGAAAAACAGCGGTATCATCATCGACCGCCTCGTTCTCCCCGAAGGAGTCGATCATGACGGCGAAAAAGTCTATCTGACCTCTCCCTCTATCGATATCGCATTGGCGAAGACGAGAGAACTGGATGAGATCGTTCCGATATCGCTCGTGCTGAGCTATCAAGGGTGTTCGGAACAGGGATTGTGCTACGAGCCGATGGAGACGACATTCAATTTCGACATAGAAACCTCGGCACTGGTTCTCAAAGAAGCCACTCCCGCTGCACCTAAAAAAAGCCCGATCACCGTCTCTGAAACCGACCAAATCACCCAAACGTTTATCGAGGGGAACGTACCGCTCATCCTGCTGACCTTTTTTACGTTCGGCCTGCTCCTCTCTCTGACCCCATGTATTTTTCCGATGATTCCGATCCTCTCCTCGATCATTGTCGCACAAGGCAAAAACATGAATGCCAGACGGGGGTTCACCCTTTCACTGGTGTACGTCCTCTCTATGTCAGTTGCCTATACGATTGCCGGAGTATTAGCGGGACTTTTCGGCGGGAATATCCAAATCGCGATGCAAAATCCGTGGGTTATTTCAACGTTTGCCCTCCTTTTCGTAGGCCTTGCCGTCTCCATGTTCGGATACTTTAAAATCGGCCTTCCTACCTCATGGCAGACCAAGCTCACCAAATCTTCCGAAAAGGCCAGCTCCAAAGGCGGCTACATCGGAGTCGCCATCATGGGCTTTTTATCGGCATTGATCGTAGGACCCTGCGTTGCCCCTCCGCTTGCGGGTGCCCTCGTCTACATCGGTCAAAGCGGCAATGCGCTCCTCGGCGGTGCGGCACTCTTCGTCCTCAGTATCGGAATGGGATTACCATTGCTGTTGATCGGAACGGGCGCGGGCAAATACATGCCTCGACCGGGAGGATGGATGGATACGGTATCCCATATCTTCGGTGTCGTGATGCTCGCTATCGCCATCTGGATGCTGGGGCGTATCCTCCCTCCAACGGTTTCCATGTTCCTTTGGGCGGCATTGCTCATCATCGTCTCCATCTATCTGGGAGCGCTCGAATCACTCCAAGGGCATCATAAAGGGATAAAACCGTTTCTCAAAGGGGTGGCGATTATGATGCTCACCTACGGGCTGATCCTCTTTTACGGCGCACTCAAAGGAGAGACAAATCCCCTCGCTCCGATTTCAGCAGAAGCCCCAAGCGCTTTGAACGAAAAAACAGCTTCCGCTTTAGCGTTTAAAACGATCCACTCTGCCGAAGAGCTCGATGCGATATTGGCTGAGAGCAAAGGGAAGAAAGTGATGCTCGATTTCTACGCCGACTGGTGCAGTTCGTGCAAAGAACTCGATGCAATTACGTTTAAAGACCCCGCTGTGATACAATCACTGAATGATTATGTTTTAGTGCGTGCCGATGTAACGGCAGACAGTGAAGCCGAAAAAGCGCTGACCAAACGGTTCGGATTATTCGGCCCTCCGGCCATGATCTTTTTCGATGAGAGCGGGACAGTGATCCAAGGCGGTGATCTCATCGGATTCAAAAATGCCGAAGACTTTTTATCCCACCTTAAAACTTTGGAGACAAAATGA
- a CDS encoding DUF255 domain-containing protein → MKKILLALLLISSSLFAELDWAPSYEKGLEQAKKEHKILMLMFSKKTCKMCNIMKKSVYENDDVAEYVKNFFIPVEIDVEVYPDKYGYQVIGTPTYYFLDSNGKQIGRMMVGGATAEGFLQKLKDVKQGK, encoded by the coding sequence ATGAAAAAAATCCTCTTGGCCCTCTTACTTATCAGCAGTTCACTCTTCGCCGAACTCGATTGGGCACCTTCGTATGAGAAGGGGTTGGAACAGGCTAAAAAAGAGCATAAAATACTAATGCTGATGTTCTCAAAAAAAACGTGCAAAATGTGCAACATTATGAAAAAAAGTGTCTATGAAAACGACGACGTTGCCGAATATGTCAAAAACTTTTTTATTCCCGTGGAGATCGATGTCGAGGTGTATCCTGACAAATACGGCTATCAAGTCATCGGTACCCCGACCTATTATTTTCTGGACTCCAACGGCAAACAGATCGGACGGATGATGGTCGGCGGTGCCACCGCAGAGGGATTCTTACAAAAACTCAAAGACGTAAAACAAGGTAAATAA
- a CDS encoding DsrE family protein yields the protein MTTIILNHQPYDGSDVTWNALRLAKTLHKNGEAVNIFLMNDAVDLARDIIKKPESYDHDLVDMLKKLYEEGISLQACGTCNARCGLFKNQPYFDESVSSTMQILADWVIQSDKVLTF from the coding sequence ATGACAACAATTATCCTCAATCACCAACCCTATGACGGTTCCGATGTGACGTGGAATGCTCTGCGTCTGGCAAAAACGCTTCATAAAAACGGTGAAGCGGTCAATATTTTTTTGATGAACGATGCGGTCGATCTCGCTCGCGACATCATTAAAAAACCCGAAAGCTACGATCACGATTTGGTCGATATGCTCAAAAAGCTCTATGAAGAGGGGATTTCCCTCCAAGCCTGCGGAACGTGCAACGCCCGATGCGGACTTTTTAAAAATCAGCCCTATTTCGATGAGAGCGTTTCCTCGACAATGCAGATACTTGCCGATTGGGTTATCCAAAGCGATAAAGTATTAACATTTTAA
- a CDS encoding OprD family outer membrane porin produces the protein MLKRSLLLSLLLSLSSSAQELEDIFKEGKVSGQLRAFWYDGDRELRIDRTALTLGGILSYKTAPYEGFSGGVSFFSSNGVTSLTEMPESGQTHNLNPDGSSINTLGEAYLQYSAHDTLIRYGRQRLDLPLANDYYNRMLPNSFEALSIESRSLSHTTLKAAYITGWKYKASDTFVSPTYSLGIDRDIAVLGAIYSPASPWKIELYDTYVRDVMNAPYVQIINNEMWKSSEGTTLSGALQYLNEHSVGANAAGEVNTYLLGLRGTLTQGKWSLSALYTLIGDQSLLGSGGRYEKMGWGAFITYTDLQIDGESENAGAEAYGSVLTYRPDSTFEISAKYMRIDQSDAIQSNPASLTQNPRPDSDEVNIDATYQPRKEFRLRTRFALIDYDSSSTSLYQSKAYDETNVRIIADYLF, from the coding sequence ATGCTCAAACGCTCACTCCTCCTATCCCTCCTCCTTAGTCTCTCATCCTCCGCGCAAGAGCTGGAGGATATCTTTAAAGAAGGGAAGGTGAGCGGCCAGCTTAGAGCCTTTTGGTACGACGGAGACCGCGAACTTCGGATCGATCGAACCGCCCTCACCCTCGGAGGGATTTTAAGCTATAAAACAGCACCCTATGAGGGATTCAGCGGAGGGGTGTCGTTCTTTTCGAGCAACGGAGTTACCTCACTAACCGAAATGCCCGAATCGGGACAAACCCATAACCTCAACCCTGATGGCAGTTCCATCAATACCCTCGGCGAAGCATACCTCCAATACAGCGCTCATGATACCCTCATCCGTTACGGACGACAGCGCCTTGATCTGCCGCTTGCAAACGATTACTACAACCGAATGCTCCCAAACAGTTTTGAAGCACTCAGTATCGAGAGCCGATCTCTGAGCCATACCACTCTAAAAGCCGCTTACATCACCGGATGGAAATACAAAGCCTCCGACACCTTCGTCTCACCCACCTACTCACTCGGGATCGACCGTGACATCGCCGTTCTCGGAGCGATCTATTCTCCTGCATCACCATGGAAAATCGAACTCTACGATACCTATGTACGCGATGTGATGAACGCCCCCTATGTTCAAATCATCAATAATGAGATGTGGAAATCCTCCGAGGGGACAACCCTCTCCGGTGCACTGCAATATCTAAATGAGCACAGCGTAGGAGCCAATGCCGCAGGAGAGGTCAATACCTACCTTCTGGGGCTAAGAGGGACGCTAACACAGGGGAAATGGAGTCTGAGCGCCCTCTACACCCTCATCGGCGATCAGAGCCTTCTGGGGAGCGGGGGACGGTATGAGAAGATGGGATGGGGAGCCTTTATCACCTACACCGATTTGCAGATCGACGGCGAGAGTGAAAACGCAGGGGCGGAAGCGTATGGCAGTGTACTCACCTATCGACCCGATTCGACGTTCGAGATTTCCGCCAAGTATATGAGGATCGATCAAAGCGATGCGATCCAATCCAACCCCGCATCCCTCACCCAAAATCCCCGTCCCGATTCGGACGAGGTCAACATCGATGCAACCTATCAGCCGCGCAAAGAGTTTCGCCTACGGACTCGCTTTGCTCTAATCGATTACGACAGCAGCAGTACATCACTGTATCAAAGCAAAGCGTACGATGAGACAAACGTTCGGATCATCGCCGATTATCTGTTTTAA
- a CDS encoding DsrE family protein — MKKWLLTLALCGMLFAEEGVKQVVFDLKTGDITTFEKKVLQGIAYHKAHYEGKLEKLDVAVVIHGDAYKFFIKDLKNSPYKNDASLAKAHEDLSKRIATMANTYEVEFLMCEATMRTLKIDQSNVYDFVKMTPNSTIGLIDKQNEHFAYIPIH, encoded by the coding sequence ATGAAAAAATGGTTACTCACACTCGCCCTTTGCGGAATGCTATTCGCCGAAGAAGGGGTTAAACAAGTTGTTTTCGATTTGAAAACCGGAGATATCACAACGTTTGAAAAAAAAGTATTGCAAGGGATCGCCTATCATAAAGCTCATTATGAGGGGAAACTCGAAAAGCTCGATGTCGCCGTTGTTATCCATGGCGATGCCTACAAATTTTTCATCAAAGATTTAAAAAACTCCCCGTATAAAAACGACGCTTCCCTTGCAAAAGCACATGAAGATCTCAGCAAGAGGATTGCAACAATGGCAAATACCTATGAGGTAGAATTTTTAATGTGTGAAGCAACGATGAGAACACTCAAAATCGATCAAAGCAATGTGTATGATTTCGTCAAAATGACCCCAAACTCCACTATCGGGCTGATCGACAAACAAAACGAACATTTTGCTTATATCCCGATTCATTGA
- a CDS encoding response regulator transcription factor gives MAKILLLEDDEILSQTIITILHSEGYEVSKATNAREAYDLTFAYPFDLYLFDVNVPESNGFEVLRELRKSGDETVAFFITALSDIQSVSQGFESGANDYIKKPFDLDEFLIRIRAVLKRKNQSVVYGDIVFEPLSRAVYKNGVECDLSPVERMVFALLIQSVDRTVSKESFYEIMEKPSDAALRVHITHLKHKLNMRVSNIRSVGYRLEST, from the coding sequence ATGGCAAAGATTTTACTTTTGGAAGATGATGAGATATTGTCTCAAACGATCATTACTATTTTACACAGTGAAGGGTACGAAGTCTCTAAAGCGACCAATGCTCGTGAAGCGTATGATTTGACCTTTGCGTATCCGTTCGATTTGTATTTGTTTGATGTGAATGTCCCCGAATCCAACGGTTTTGAAGTATTGCGCGAGTTGAGAAAATCGGGTGATGAAACGGTAGCTTTTTTTATCACGGCTCTAAGCGATATTCAATCGGTATCGCAGGGGTTTGAATCAGGAGCGAATGATTACATCAAAAAGCCTTTTGATTTGGATGAGTTTCTGATTCGGATACGAGCTGTGTTAAAACGGAAAAATCAAAGCGTTGTGTATGGAGATATTGTATTTGAACCTCTCAGTAGAGCGGTTTATAAAAATGGAGTGGAATGCGATCTCTCTCCGGTTGAGCGGATGGTGTTTGCCCTGTTGATACAGAGTGTGGATCGTACGGTTTCCAAAGAGTCGTTTTACGAGATTATGGAAAAACCCTCCGATGCGGCATTACGGGTGCATATCACCCACTTGAAACATAAATTGAACATGCGCGTGAGCAATATCAGAAGTGTAGGATACCGCCTTGAATCGACATGA
- a CDS encoding response regulator transcription factor, with amino-acid sequence MRILIADDEPELLKLLKLSLGNNEWIIDTVSNVEEAKHYLDAYHYQVFLVDRTFHGKDRVQELINYGKNKNLLMGILVLSALGSIDEKVQGLEYGADDYLEKPFDIKELRARLIALARRFAPTFLQLHGFTIDTTKQIIYQEETKIILSKNEHALFFFLLNHGSIASRDEIMDALYDNPQNITPNAIDELVARLRKKLHPSMIKTIKTRGYAVEI; translated from the coding sequence ATGCGTATTTTAATTGCAGATGATGAACCTGAACTGCTTAAACTGCTAAAGCTCTCATTAGGAAATAATGAGTGGATAATCGATACCGTTTCAAACGTTGAAGAGGCCAAACACTATCTTGATGCGTATCATTACCAAGTATTTTTGGTGGATCGAACGTTTCATGGAAAAGATCGTGTTCAAGAACTGATCAACTATGGCAAAAACAAAAATCTTCTGATGGGTATTTTGGTCCTGAGTGCATTGGGAAGTATTGATGAAAAAGTACAGGGGCTTGAGTATGGTGCGGACGATTATCTCGAAAAACCATTTGATATTAAAGAGTTACGTGCTCGTCTTATTGCTCTTGCGCGACGCTTTGCACCTACGTTTCTTCAGCTGCATGGATTTACCATTGATACGACGAAACAAATAATTTATCAAGAAGAGACAAAAATCATCCTCTCCAAAAATGAACACGCCCTTTTCTTTTTTTTGTTGAATCACGGTTCGATCGCTTCACGGGATGAAATCATGGATGCACTTTATGACAATCCCCAAAATATCACCCCCAACGCAATCGATGAATTAGTTGCACGACTCCGTAAAAAGCTTCATCCTTCAATGATCAAAACAATCAAAACACGAGGATATGCTGTTGAAATATAG
- a CDS encoding HAMP domain-containing sensor histidine kinase, translating into MNRHEKESFVKSFAIFFGALLTISAIALWLYHNEQKRFYDLHILGEMDAFSYSLRGDNFSYAILPMDKTATMHTLVVEKGAVYALFPWSENPREKMIKVTYPHEQYLRFMEGEEQKVIIVFMVMMVIIALLAGGFAHYTLSPMRQTIAIMEDFLKDIIHDLNTPITSILLNAQLLKRKYADEEIERIYLSGQTVSGLYKNLEVLYRELPLEQEAVRLDTFLQERRGYFQNLYPSLTLIIERQDEVSVKINRDILMRIIDNLLSNACKYNHPNGQVSIRYDQTSIEIIDTGIGIKHLDKVFHRFYKESERGLGMGLHIVKTLADRVGIAIEIESQKGIGTHVRIHFLR; encoded by the coding sequence TTGAATCGACATGAGAAAGAATCGTTTGTTAAATCATTTGCTATTTTTTTCGGAGCACTTTTAACGATCAGTGCTATTGCCCTATGGTTATATCATAATGAGCAAAAACGCTTTTATGATCTTCATATACTCGGTGAAATGGATGCTTTTAGTTACTCGCTGAGGGGTGATAATTTTAGTTACGCCATCCTGCCGATGGATAAGACGGCAACGATGCATACGTTGGTCGTGGAAAAAGGTGCCGTGTATGCACTCTTTCCATGGTCTGAAAACCCGCGTGAAAAAATGATCAAGGTGACCTATCCGCATGAGCAATATCTCCGATTTATGGAGGGCGAAGAGCAAAAAGTGATTATCGTGTTTATGGTGATGATGGTGATCATCGCCTTACTCGCGGGGGGATTTGCTCACTATACCCTCTCTCCTATGCGGCAGACGATAGCTATTATGGAAGATTTTTTGAAAGATATCATTCACGATCTCAATACCCCTATCACCTCTATATTACTCAACGCGCAGCTTTTAAAACGTAAATACGCCGATGAGGAGATTGAACGTATCTATCTCAGCGGTCAAACGGTTAGCGGTTTGTACAAAAATCTCGAAGTATTGTATCGTGAGCTTCCACTGGAGCAAGAAGCGGTGCGATTGGATACGTTTTTGCAAGAACGCAGAGGGTATTTTCAAAACCTTTATCCCTCTTTGACTTTGATAATAGAGCGGCAAGATGAGGTGAGTGTGAAGATAAATCGCGATATTTTAATGAGAATCATCGACAATCTTCTCTCTAATGCCTGCAAATACAATCATCCAAACGGTCAGGTTAGCATTCGATACGATCAAACCTCCATAGAGATCATTGATACGGGGATCGGGATCAAACATCTCGACAAAGTTTTTCACCGTTTTTATAAAGAGAGCGAAAGGGGACTGGGGATGGGTCTGCATATCGTCAAAACCCTCGCCGATAGAGTCGGTATTGCGATAGAGATAGAGAGCCAAAAAGGGATAGGGACGCATGTGAGAATACATTTTTTACGCTAA
- a CDS encoding DUF3240 family protein — protein MYFEIANKDTLVDLLLEEGYDDFYFFPCNRYGAGAFLVSTEEQVSARRDFGLFRLFLQQSEAIVLALAIKKELKDKTIKIFIDEVKEL, from the coding sequence ATGTATTTTGAAATCGCAAATAAAGATACATTGGTTGATTTATTGTTAGAAGAAGGATATGATGATTTTTATTTTTTCCCTTGTAACCGCTACGGTGCCGGAGCCTTTTTGGTCAGCACGGAAGAACAAGTAAGCGCTAGGCGGGATTTTGGATTGTTTCGCCTTTTTTTGCAACAATCTGAAGCGATTGTACTGGCGTTAGCTATCAAAAAAGAATTAAAAGACAAAACGATTAAAATATTCATAGATGAGGTAAAAGAGCTGTAA
- a CDS encoding cytochrome c has translation MKIKILAVSLMILTFNQSIFAMDMKMMQEDDSRQSLGIKGTMQGAHQLSNMREHLAAISEIVQLMNSAKYDEASVIASEKLGLTLEKNSMCGSFKNQSFEQMGVTFHKSADALAQTLKTKDNKKSMMALEKVLNGCVLCHSTFKQ, from the coding sequence ATGAAAATAAAAATACTTGCGGTATCTCTTATGATACTCACTTTTAACCAATCGATTTTTGCGATGGATATGAAGATGATGCAAGAGGACGACAGCCGACAATCTTTAGGGATAAAAGGGACGATGCAAGGAGCGCATCAACTATCGAATATGCGGGAACATTTAGCGGCAATATCCGAAATCGTGCAACTCATGAATAGCGCAAAATATGATGAAGCCTCTGTCATAGCATCAGAAAAACTGGGACTAACACTGGAGAAAAATTCGATGTGCGGAAGCTTTAAAAATCAATCGTTTGAACAAATGGGAGTTACCTTTCACAAATCGGCAGATGCTCTCGCTCAAACATTAAAAACAAAAGATAATAAAAAATCGATGATGGCTTTGGAAAAAGTTTTGAATGGATGCGTCCTCTGTCATAGTACATTCAAACAGTAA